Proteins from one Mycobacterium sp. EPa45 genomic window:
- a CDS encoding DUF3151 domain-containing protein, whose product MTSFGDLLGPEPVLLPGDIEAEAELLAGEKAAIVAAAHPSASVAWATLAEEALADDKAVTAYAYARTGYHRGLDQLRRNGWKGFGPVPYRHEPNRGFLRCVAALARAADTIGETDEFARCLDLLDDCDPAARVELGLA is encoded by the coding sequence ATGACATCGTTTGGTGACCTTCTGGGCCCGGAGCCCGTGCTGCTGCCTGGGGATATCGAGGCCGAAGCCGAACTGCTCGCCGGGGAGAAGGCCGCGATCGTCGCCGCTGCGCACCCGTCCGCGTCGGTGGCATGGGCCACGCTGGCCGAGGAAGCGCTGGCCGACGACAAGGCGGTCACCGCGTACGCCTACGCCAGGACCGGCTACCACCGCGGTCTGGACCAGTTGCGCCGCAACGGCTGGAAGGGATTCGGTCCGGTCCCCTATCGTCACGAACCCAACCGCGGCTTCCTGCGCTGTGTGGCGGCGCTTGCCCGGGCCGCCGACACGATCGGCGAGACCGACGAGTTCGCCCGCTGCCTCGACCTCCTCGACGACTGCGATCCGGCGGCGCGCGTCGAACTCGGCCTGGCCTAA
- a CDS encoding FUSC family protein: MNTPPRWPIGLRAAISTAIPVTAGWAAGAMSSGLIATLGAFTSRFGGDRPYANRGLELATVAVALAGAVSLGDWSAQVPWLGVLVVSLVAVAAVWLCNALTVGPPGAYIFVVACAAGIGVSAAHLAPWTIGLLVLAGGAVAWLVQMAGALVHYRKPERAAVAAAAEAVAGYIEAANSPQERAARHRAASALHRSWSVLVNYQPLQAHPSSVLHRLRAANHAVHVLFTAAVNAAAQGTAPEPETAEQARKLGALQLPPDAVATRGADRIPLGSPPLVTVLRRAISPGSPVRHIMQRVVVGALLSGAAAMALGVDHAYWAMAAAVLVLHQGADRSRTLRRGGERLLGTWVGLGLAGLILSLHPHDLWLVLLLALLNFIIEVLVVRNYALATVFITTAALTISSGTHAIDVGHLLLARGIDTLIGCAIGVAVYLVAVRWQESTRLTDAIGRTLEAAAQVLPYVAAGDTTGLAARAARRDLQLAAIALMESDDAALAGSARQKEVAEQLLPAVTATEQLAYRTIAACWTIEHRADGVEFGRSLFGGRSAQPHVEALAALAAAVRTGAPAPERGDPLAFLADEVTELRQSLAQDR; encoded by the coding sequence TTGAACACCCCGCCGCGCTGGCCCATCGGCCTGCGCGCGGCGATCAGCACCGCGATCCCCGTCACGGCAGGCTGGGCGGCCGGGGCGATGAGCTCCGGGCTGATCGCCACCCTCGGTGCCTTCACGTCGCGGTTCGGCGGCGACCGGCCCTACGCCAACCGCGGCCTCGAATTGGCGACGGTAGCGGTGGCACTCGCCGGAGCCGTCTCGCTGGGCGACTGGTCGGCGCAGGTGCCGTGGCTCGGCGTCCTCGTCGTGTCACTGGTCGCCGTCGCCGCGGTCTGGCTCTGTAACGCTCTAACCGTCGGACCACCCGGCGCCTACATCTTCGTCGTTGCCTGCGCGGCCGGAATCGGTGTCTCCGCAGCCCATTTGGCGCCGTGGACGATCGGGCTGCTGGTGCTCGCCGGCGGCGCGGTGGCGTGGTTGGTTCAGATGGCCGGCGCGTTGGTTCACTATCGCAAGCCCGAGCGTGCGGCCGTCGCGGCTGCGGCCGAGGCGGTTGCCGGCTACATCGAAGCCGCGAACTCGCCGCAGGAGCGCGCGGCCCGGCACCGCGCGGCCAGCGCTCTGCACCGCTCGTGGAGCGTGCTGGTGAATTATCAACCGCTGCAAGCACACCCGAGCAGCGTCCTGCACCGGCTGCGCGCTGCCAACCACGCGGTGCATGTGCTGTTCACGGCGGCGGTCAACGCCGCCGCGCAGGGGACCGCCCCGGAGCCGGAGACCGCCGAGCAGGCCCGCAAACTCGGCGCGCTGCAGTTGCCACCGGACGCGGTCGCGACCCGCGGCGCCGACCGGATTCCGCTGGGCAGTCCTCCACTGGTCACCGTGTTGCGCCGCGCGATCAGTCCGGGATCGCCGGTGCGCCACATCATGCAGCGCGTCGTTGTCGGAGCATTGTTATCGGGTGCGGCCGCGATGGCCCTCGGCGTCGACCATGCCTACTGGGCGATGGCGGCCGCAGTGCTGGTGCTGCATCAGGGCGCGGATCGCAGCCGCACCTTGCGCCGCGGCGGAGAGCGACTGCTAGGCACCTGGGTGGGCCTGGGGTTGGCCGGATTGATCCTGTCGCTGCACCCTCACGATCTTTGGCTGGTGCTGCTGTTGGCCCTGCTGAACTTCATCATCGAAGTGTTGGTGGTCCGAAACTACGCGCTGGCAACGGTTTTCATCACCACCGCGGCGCTGACCATCTCGTCGGGTACACATGCGATCGACGTCGGCCACCTGCTGCTGGCCCGCGGCATCGACACCTTGATCGGCTGCGCGATCGGGGTGGCCGTCTACCTGGTGGCGGTGCGCTGGCAGGAATCCACCCGGCTGACCGACGCAATCGGGCGCACGCTGGAAGCGGCCGCACAGGTGCTGCCCTACGTCGCCGCCGGTGACACGACCGGGTTGGCGGCTCGGGCCGCTCGCCGGGACCTGCAGCTCGCCGCGATCGCGCTGATGGAATCCGACGATGCGGCGCTGGCCGGGTCAGCCCGGCAGAAGGAGGTCGCCGAGCAGTTGTTGCCCGCGGTCACGGCGACCGAACAGCTGGCGTATCGCACGATCGCGGCCTGCTGGACGATCGAGCACCGCGCCGATGGTGTCGAGTTCGGCCGCTCGCTGTTCGGCGGCCGGTCAGCCCAACCGCATGTCGAGGCGCTGGCGGCGCTGGCGGCGGCGGTGCGCACCGGTGCGCCGGCACCCGAGCGGGGCGACCCGCTGGCGTTTCTGGCCGACGAGGTCACCGAACTGCGCCAGTCGCTGGCGCAGGACCGTTAG
- a CDS encoding cation diffusion facilitator family transporter → MGAGHDHSHGGDARVSRMLIAAGILTVFFVIELTTALTINSIALLADAGHMLTDLVAMFMGLTAVLLARHGPASAARTYGWHRAEVFTAVANAVLLLGVAVFILYEAVERLGSAPEIPGVPMIVVAVAGLVANFAVVLLLRSQSEESLAVKGAYMEVVADTVGSVGVLIAGIVNVTTHWPYADVVVAVFVALWVLPRAIGLARAALRILSESSPAHIDVEELRAALAAVDGVTEVHDLHVWTLVPGKDMVTAHLTSSGDSDRVLDDARAVLSARGLEHATVQVEPPGCADDCPGQTDW, encoded by the coding sequence ATGGGAGCCGGACACGACCACAGCCACGGCGGTGACGCGCGGGTGAGCCGGATGCTGATCGCCGCGGGCATCCTGACCGTGTTCTTCGTCATCGAGCTGACGACCGCGCTGACGATCAATTCGATCGCCCTGCTGGCCGACGCCGGACACATGCTGACCGACCTGGTCGCCATGTTCATGGGCCTGACCGCCGTGCTGCTGGCGCGCCACGGTCCGGCCTCGGCGGCCCGCACCTACGGGTGGCACCGGGCCGAGGTATTCACCGCCGTCGCCAACGCCGTGCTGCTGCTCGGGGTCGCGGTGTTCATCCTCTACGAAGCGGTCGAGCGGCTGGGCAGCGCGCCGGAGATCCCCGGCGTTCCGATGATCGTCGTCGCCGTCGCCGGCCTGGTCGCCAACTTCGCGGTCGTGCTGCTGTTGCGTTCGCAATCCGAGGAGAGCCTGGCCGTCAAGGGCGCCTACATGGAGGTGGTGGCCGACACCGTCGGCAGCGTCGGCGTGCTGATCGCCGGCATCGTGAACGTGACGACGCACTGGCCGTACGCCGACGTCGTGGTGGCGGTGTTCGTCGCACTCTGGGTGCTGCCCAGAGCGATCGGGCTGGCCCGCGCCGCGCTGCGGATCCTGTCCGAATCCTCGCCCGCCCACATCGATGTCGAGGAACTCCGAGCGGCGCTGGCCGCCGTGGACGGGGTCACCGAGGTGCATGATCTGCACGTGTGGACCCTGGTACCGGGCAAGGACATGGTGACCGCGCACCTGACCAGTAGCGGGGACTCCGACCGGGTGCTCGACGATGCCAGGGCGGTGCTCTCCGCCCGAGGTCTCGAACACGCGACGGTGCAGGTCGAACCGCCCGGCTGCGCCGACGACTGCCCCGGCCAGACCGACTGGTGA
- a CDS encoding site-2 protease family protein has protein sequence MSVRPLRQSVRPSPVFLVIVATTVAGGVLAWLAAETVRPLAYVGVFIFVIAGWLVSLCLHEFGHAYTAWRFGDHDVAVRGYLTLNPLKYSSPLLSLGLPLLFIALGGIGLPGGAVYVRTWFMTPRQRSIVSLAGPAANLVLAVVLLAATRMFYDHGHGVFWSAVAFLGFLQITALLLNLLPIPGLDGYGALEPHLSPETQRAVAPAKQFGFLFLLLLLLAPALNQWFFGLVFWFFDLSGVPGGLASIGSQLTRFWSAFT, from the coding sequence GTGAGCGTTCGTCCGTTGCGCCAGTCGGTGCGGCCCAGCCCCGTCTTCCTGGTGATCGTCGCGACCACCGTCGCCGGCGGGGTGCTGGCCTGGCTGGCCGCCGAAACCGTGCGGCCGCTGGCCTACGTCGGGGTGTTCATTTTCGTCATCGCCGGCTGGCTGGTGTCGCTGTGCCTGCACGAATTCGGCCACGCGTACACGGCCTGGCGCTTTGGCGACCACGACGTCGCGGTTCGCGGCTATCTGACCCTCAACCCACTGAAGTACTCCAGCCCGCTGCTGTCGCTGGGTTTGCCGCTGCTGTTCATCGCCCTCGGCGGCATCGGGCTGCCGGGTGGCGCCGTCTACGTTCGCACCTGGTTCATGACTCCGCGTCAGCGCAGCATCGTCAGCCTTGCCGGTCCGGCGGCCAATCTCGTGCTGGCCGTCGTCCTGCTGGCGGCGACTCGGATGTTCTACGACCACGGCCACGGCGTGTTCTGGTCGGCGGTGGCGTTCCTGGGTTTCCTGCAGATCACCGCGTTGCTGCTGAACCTGTTGCCGATTCCGGGCCTGGACGGATACGGGGCGCTCGAGCCGCATCTGAGCCCCGAGACGCAGCGTGCGGTGGCGCCGGCCAAGCAATTCGGCTTCCTGTTCCTGCTGCTTCTGCTGCTCGCTCCGGCCCTGAACCAATGGTTCTTCGGGCTGGTGTTCTGGTTCTTCGATCTGTCCGGAGTGCCGGGCGGACTGGCCTCGATCGGCTCGCAGCTGACCCGGTTCTGGTCTGCCTTCACCTGA